From Oenococcus sicerae, the proteins below share one genomic window:
- a CDS encoding galactokinase, which yields MDTNTLLNEFKNQFKTNAEKIFFSPGRINLIGEHTDYNGGNVFPCAISLGTYGVYGKRDDQTICLYSANIPDQGMVSFQLDDLEYHKEDGWTNYLRGVLANLVSRGYQFDHGFDLFLNGNLPDGAGLSSSASIELLMGTLLKNIFSLDIAQLDLVKIGQEVENNYIGVNSGIMDQFAVGMGKADQAILLDTNTMKYEYAPIELNENIIVIMSTNKRRELQDSKYNERRSECEQALKRLQTKLTIKSLGELSIDQFDQAAYLINDDTLIKRARHAVFENQRTLRAFAALKKNDLTTFGQLVNASHVSLHYDYAVTGKELDTLVESAWKQPGVLGARMIGAGFGGCAIAIVNKDYVEDFKTKVGDAYKKEIGYAADFYIAKISDGPKEVKFN from the coding sequence TTGGATACAAATACGTTACTAAATGAGTTTAAAAATCAATTTAAAACAAACGCTGAAAAAATTTTCTTTTCACCAGGACGCATTAACTTGATCGGTGAACATACAGATTACAATGGCGGCAATGTTTTTCCGTGTGCGATCAGTCTTGGCACTTATGGTGTTTACGGTAAGCGCGACGATCAGACAATCTGCTTGTATTCTGCCAATATCCCCGATCAAGGAATGGTGAGTTTTCAACTTGACGATCTCGAATATCATAAAGAAGACGGCTGGACCAACTATTTGCGCGGCGTGTTAGCTAATCTCGTGTCGCGCGGTTACCAATTCGACCACGGTTTTGATTTATTCTTGAATGGCAATTTGCCAGATGGCGCGGGCCTCTCTTCATCCGCTTCGATCGAGCTTCTTATGGGCACACTTTTAAAAAATATCTTCTCGCTCGATATCGCACAGCTAGATCTCGTTAAAATCGGACAAGAAGTAGAAAATAATTATATTGGTGTTAATTCCGGTATCATGGACCAATTTGCCGTTGGCATGGGTAAAGCTGATCAAGCTATTCTATTAGACACGAACACGATGAAGTATGAGTATGCGCCGATTGAGCTTAATGAAAATATCATCGTTATTATGAGTACAAACAAGCGACGTGAACTGCAGGATTCTAAGTATAACGAACGGCGATCTGAATGCGAGCAGGCATTAAAACGATTACAAACAAAACTCACTATCAAATCGTTAGGCGAGTTATCAATTGATCAATTCGACCAAGCAGCTTATTTGATCAATGACGATACTTTGATCAAAAGAGCGCGGCATGCTGTTTTTGAAAATCAAAGAACTTTGCGGGCTTTTGCAGCACTAAAGAAAAATGATCTGACAACTTTTGGCCAATTAGTTAATGCTTCACATGTTTCTCTGCATTACGACTACGCTGTCACTGGAAAAGAACTGGATACATTAGTAGAGTCTGCTTGGAAACAGCCTGGTGTACTGGGTGCTCGAATGATCGGGGCAGGTTTCGGCGGTTGTGCGATTGCAATTGTCAACAAAGACTATGTTGAAGATTTCAAAACAAAAGTCGGGGATGCCTACAAAAAAGAAATTGGTTATGCAGCTGATTTTTATATTGCAAAAATCTCAGATGGACCTAAAGAAGTCAAATTCAACTAA
- a CDS encoding PD-(D/E)XK nuclease family protein encodes MTFTIVRGFADSDFRAELLQRIYKKYQTQNEARFFYIVPNHIKFSAEVDVLKKFGRLLGQNDQDVQAFSRLQVYSLSRLAWALTKQRDEKPPITNEMLAILVGKILRQIPIEMLSIFARSARLPGFVANVSDQLIEIWNSGLTAAEIAQTHHISDRLTEKIKLLLLVEKQLMPYLRDYSLPNDNLKIFAQQLSGLDLLHDNFYFEGFSGFTASELNLLQSLIQAEQAKQMGPNSDIVISLLGDAASDRYGEGNLFFKANQLLKKEFSQAKIEYAEKKRALSASQVHFEQSWRELETVGSVQQKRSLAHMKVCVLSDQAHEIDFVARSIRQKLLADPSLRAKDILLLAQRLGDYKNIIPAIFKRYDLPFFLDKDTRMSDHPLSLLLENLFATTEEFSYERVMRIFRTGLISWAQPQDFQEALDYLENYILANNPTDKNWREDRFQLIKIMDEQDLTTDSQTDRAINDSINQIRLFIVAILDKFKKSFQFVTNYHEAVRTLLSWLLDAHVDQIVADQANDANDRGLQAWKLLISALDEVDRLIGDEKYSQKDFLQILKDAFAAASFSGIPAGLDQITISETGIVQKNDYKMLFFIDATDQSLPSQVTSSSMIDDFDRNQLSQDFATAKMPYYLQDTSRQQMAAEDNRFYSSVLSSTEQVIFSYPKLRIDGKQNNISPYLDRLLLKNVSDLRLTKVPDLPQSTNDLVDYIGTAKSSIAVVNQSVQNFGQNFIGGLDELLLQRDPHFKRIMRAADYRNQPVIIRPELIEKLFGQDLKLSISQIEKYYSNPYEYFLQYGLRLKTRKQFVVDAALSGVYYHAIFEKVVNQLIDQSKKFRDLSNQQLENITRQISMNLTESADFEILRSDAHFQAVGQSLVNDVSSTIQLMRQANTLNDAQPVRTEAIFGRLDQQSENSALSGLDFTLANGHKIFLRGKIDRIDAQDLDRLFSTIVDYKSNGKSFDFRDAYVGTELQLLTYWLAIAKNHSQLNIGQPAGAVFAQIRNRPLDITSLIAKHIDPAQLLGPLASLQAPDFKFRGILLDNSDYLNNLQMLENGEKAQYYNYSLTKKGQKGASNDIISQADLKLLLNHDKKKLIEAGNQISRGIFPLLPVKESEQRTALTYSDYKTIMNFDRIFGDHYHNLQAYPDKKKEILAKMREEDGDIS; translated from the coding sequence ATGACTTTTACGATCGTGCGGGGTTTTGCTGATAGTGATTTTCGGGCTGAATTACTGCAGAGAATTTATAAAAAATATCAAACGCAAAACGAAGCACGTTTTTTCTATATTGTGCCAAACCATATCAAATTTTCGGCTGAAGTGGATGTCTTGAAAAAATTTGGTCGCCTATTGGGACAAAATGATCAAGATGTACAGGCTTTTTCACGTTTGCAGGTCTATTCTTTGTCTCGTTTAGCTTGGGCTTTGACTAAACAGCGAGATGAAAAACCTCCCATTACGAATGAAATGCTTGCTATTCTGGTTGGCAAAATTTTGCGGCAGATCCCGATCGAAATGCTCAGTATATTTGCACGATCGGCACGCTTGCCTGGATTTGTTGCGAATGTTTCTGATCAATTGATCGAAATTTGGAATTCTGGACTGACTGCTGCCGAGATCGCACAAACACATCATATTTCTGATCGTTTGACTGAAAAAATCAAGCTGTTGCTTTTGGTTGAAAAACAGCTGATGCCTTACTTAAGGGATTATTCGTTGCCAAATGACAATTTGAAAATTTTTGCGCAGCAACTATCGGGACTGGACCTGCTTCATGATAATTTTTATTTTGAAGGATTTTCAGGCTTCACGGCCAGCGAACTTAACTTATTGCAAAGCCTAATTCAAGCCGAACAAGCCAAACAAATGGGACCTAATAGCGATATTGTGATCAGTTTGCTCGGCGATGCTGCAAGTGACCGTTACGGTGAAGGAAATTTGTTTTTTAAAGCCAACCAATTATTAAAAAAAGAATTTTCACAAGCCAAGATTGAATACGCTGAAAAGAAACGGGCGTTGTCGGCATCACAGGTGCATTTTGAACAAAGTTGGCGTGAACTGGAAACGGTTGGCTCCGTTCAGCAAAAAAGGTCATTGGCGCACATGAAGGTTTGTGTTTTAAGTGACCAAGCACATGAAATTGACTTTGTTGCGCGGTCGATCAGACAAAAGTTATTGGCAGATCCGAGTTTGCGAGCGAAAGATATTTTGCTGTTAGCACAAAGACTCGGCGATTATAAAAATATCATTCCGGCAATTTTCAAACGTTATGATTTACCTTTTTTTTTGGATAAAGATACGCGCATGTCTGACCATCCTTTATCATTGCTGCTGGAAAACCTCTTTGCCACAACTGAGGAGTTTTCTTATGAACGCGTGATGCGGATTTTTCGCACGGGCCTCATTTCTTGGGCACAGCCACAAGATTTTCAGGAGGCCTTGGATTATTTGGAAAACTATATTCTGGCGAATAATCCAACAGACAAAAATTGGCGTGAGGATCGTTTTCAGTTGATCAAAATAATGGATGAACAAGACTTGACCACTGATAGTCAAACAGATCGGGCGATCAATGACTCGATCAACCAAATACGTCTTTTTATTGTTGCGATCTTAGATAAATTTAAAAAATCTTTCCAGTTTGTCACGAATTATCATGAGGCTGTTCGAACGCTTTTGTCTTGGCTTTTAGATGCACATGTGGACCAGATCGTGGCAGATCAAGCCAATGATGCCAATGATCGCGGCTTGCAGGCTTGGAAATTATTGATCTCGGCTCTTGATGAAGTTGATCGTTTGATCGGGGATGAAAAATATAGCCAAAAAGATTTTTTACAGATCCTCAAGGATGCTTTTGCTGCTGCTAGTTTTTCGGGTATTCCGGCTGGATTAGACCAAATTACAATTTCTGAAACTGGCATTGTTCAAAAAAATGATTATAAAATGCTATTTTTTATTGATGCAACTGATCAAAGTCTGCCGTCTCAAGTTACTTCCAGCAGCATGATAGACGATTTTGATCGGAACCAACTGAGTCAGGATTTTGCTACGGCCAAGATGCCTTATTATTTGCAGGATACAAGTCGCCAGCAAATGGCAGCTGAAGATAATCGTTTTTACTCATCCGTGCTGTCATCGACTGAACAGGTCATTTTTTCCTATCCTAAATTAAGAATAGATGGTAAACAGAATAACATCTCTCCTTATTTAGATCGACTGCTTTTGAAAAATGTTTCAGATTTACGATTGACAAAAGTCCCTGATTTACCGCAATCCACAAATGATCTGGTTGATTATATCGGGACCGCGAAAAGCTCAATTGCTGTTGTGAATCAAAGTGTTCAAAATTTCGGTCAAAACTTTATCGGCGGACTTGATGAATTATTATTGCAACGAGATCCTCATTTCAAACGGATCATGCGGGCCGCTGATTATCGTAATCAGCCAGTGATTATCCGCCCAGAATTGATTGAAAAATTGTTTGGCCAAGATCTCAAATTATCGATTTCGCAGATTGAAAAATATTATAGTAATCCTTACGAATACTTTCTTCAATATGGATTACGTTTAAAAACACGCAAACAATTTGTTGTTGATGCGGCTTTATCGGGTGTGTATTATCATGCTATTTTTGAAAAGGTTGTCAACCAGCTCATTGATCAATCAAAGAAATTTCGCGATTTGTCAAATCAGCAGCTTGAAAACATAACTCGGCAAATATCGATGAATTTAACCGAATCAGCTGATTTTGAAATTTTAAGATCTGATGCACATTTTCAGGCCGTTGGTCAAAGTCTGGTTAATGATGTTTCTTCAACGATTCAATTAATGCGGCAGGCTAACACTTTAAACGATGCCCAGCCAGTTAGAACCGAAGCTATCTTTGGCCGACTTGATCAGCAGTCTGAAAATAGCGCGTTGTCAGGACTAGATTTCACCTTGGCTAATGGCCATAAAATTTTTTTGCGAGGCAAGATCGATCGGATCGATGCACAAGATCTTGACCGTCTTTTCAGCACGATCGTGGATTATAAGTCTAATGGTAAAAGCTTCGATTTTCGTGATGCTTATGTCGGCACTGAGTTGCAACTGCTAACATACTGGCTGGCAATTGCCAAAAATCATTCGCAGCTGAATATCGGCCAGCCCGCTGGTGCTGTTTTTGCGCAAATCAGAAATCGGCCACTAGATATTACAAGTTTAATTGCTAAGCACATTGATCCGGCACAATTACTCGGTCCGCTTGCCAGTCTACAAGCACCTGATTTTAAATTTCGTGGTATTTTACTTGATAACAGTGATTATTTGAATAATTTGCAAATGCTCGAAAATGGCGAAAAAGCCCAGTACTATAACTATTCGTTGACGAAAAAAGGGCAAAAGGGTGCCTCTAATGATATTATTTCGCAAGCTGATTTGAAACTATTATTGAATCATGATAAAAAGAAATTAATTGAGGCGGGCAATCAAATTAGTCGTGGTATTTTCCCGTTGCTGCCAGTCAAAGAAAGCGAACAAAGAACAGCGCTCACTTATTCGGACTACAAAACAATTATGAATTTTGATCGGATTTTTGGCGACCATTACCATAATTTGCAAGCTTATCCAGACAAGAAAAAAGAAATACTAGCAAAAATGAGAGAAGAGGATGGCGATATTTCATGA
- the addA gene encoding helicase-exonuclease AddAB subunit AddA, translated as MRFSKNQQAVISHVPDHNLLVAASAGSGKTTVLVEHVFQQLLSGKNIDHFLISTFTDAAALEMKNRLEKRIREGVLQQQGDSKKHLQDQLLLLNSAAIGTLDSFSLRIIERYYPVIALDPRYRILADQTEKDLLVKDVLDRSFEDFYHEESFLALVANFASASHDQELKNLIIKLNTMAETRTNPDRWLDSISANYQMRDGLTAGHFWDQLLSPQITARAKGACFQLMAARDKIQELDDYRSYGPYLTDAIALIQKFLNIVPNHNWQQLYDYYNQQDWPKSGRKSGNTEGEAAYFEKWVKPWIDDAKRSYKSLGTDFFYLSEAQWLTVSDQSLAVIAELIKATKIFRQNFANRKRALSLLDFSDGEQFAFQILQDKQIRLEVQSQFDEVLVDEYQDVNDLQEGILTSVANGNNFFMVGDLKQSIYGFRQADPQNFTKKYEAYKNNQGGQLIELAENYRSQRNVTNFTNCIFDQVMDRQLGGIDYKGDVQLQAANQDYPKDLPNIADLSIYDIDKENSDDEDFNTKQAEIKIVAAKIQQLVANGELFDRQSQKMRPILYRDITILSRSHAWENDIQAVFSQYHIPVNVAAGNFLQEFEISVILSFLKIIDNPHQDIPLAAVLHSPIFGLDENQLAEVRTADMVHDYYSAVAAYAQAGDDLLLKKQLSDFLTQLVRYRQLAANNQIVDLIWQIYNDTNWPEYVAGMVGGDQRRANLHALYQYAQQLSDNHFVGLFSFIRYIEQLMNSVEDFAQAPVDAGQQAVSVMTIHAAKGLEFPIVFLLNLDKKIDSRDTNGAMVTDFDYGIGIDFVHPVSRVKVKTIQKIVVANKIKEKNWAEEMRLLYVALTRAEQQLYLVGSTKKVSALIHEWGAPVSTKADIIAIQDRMRASSYQAWIGMALAKTKHLDLEHIQCHYQQPDLTFDLKTYDAKSMPEIQAKQPLPLPDTTIHDKAAAIDLRQIKKILDYKYPYAAESTLAAYHNVSELKRLFEDPDALLMPDMNQGQTAKITELPLPQFALTSHDEQVSSTDKGTAVHLILEKIDWQALLDETYLRRLVRENISDPIIAQSIELDKIMWFINSDLGQEIKKRQAGLKREQTFAMLLPADRIYEGVLADDPVLVHGIMDGYFADGTGITLFDYKTDRLTKDYIGQLKARYAGQLNLYAEALASMYPDEKVVRKVIVALEGKQLIDL; from the coding sequence ATGAGATTTTCCAAAAATCAGCAAGCTGTTATTTCACATGTTCCTGATCACAATTTACTTGTAGCTGCTTCGGCTGGATCCGGGAAAACAACTGTTTTAGTCGAACATGTTTTTCAGCAGCTTTTGTCAGGCAAAAATATTGATCATTTTCTCATTTCGACTTTTACCGATGCAGCAGCTTTAGAAATGAAGAATCGCTTGGAAAAACGTATTCGTGAAGGCGTTTTACAGCAGCAGGGGGACAGTAAGAAACATCTTCAAGATCAATTACTGCTGCTTAATTCGGCTGCGATCGGGACTTTGGACTCTTTTTCTTTGAGGATCATTGAACGATATTATCCTGTCATTGCTTTGGATCCGCGTTACCGTATTTTAGCAGACCAGACTGAAAAAGATTTATTGGTTAAAGATGTATTGGACAGAAGTTTTGAAGATTTTTATCATGAAGAAAGTTTCCTAGCACTTGTAGCTAACTTTGCCTCGGCCAGTCATGATCAAGAACTGAAAAACTTGATAATCAAATTAAATACAATGGCGGAAACGCGCACGAATCCCGACCGATGGTTAGATTCGATCAGTGCGAATTATCAGATGCGAGATGGACTCACGGCTGGCCATTTCTGGGATCAACTTTTAAGTCCGCAAATTACTGCGCGCGCTAAAGGAGCTTGTTTTCAATTAATGGCGGCACGCGATAAAATTCAAGAATTAGATGATTACCGTAGTTATGGACCCTATTTGACGGATGCAATTGCCTTGATCCAAAAATTTCTCAATATTGTACCGAATCATAATTGGCAACAGCTTTACGATTATTATAATCAACAAGATTGGCCCAAGTCGGGGCGCAAATCTGGCAACACGGAAGGTGAGGCAGCCTACTTTGAAAAATGGGTCAAACCTTGGATCGATGATGCTAAGCGTAGCTACAAATCACTTGGGACAGATTTTTTTTACTTAAGTGAAGCACAATGGCTGACGGTTAGCGATCAGTCATTAGCTGTGATTGCAGAATTGATCAAAGCCACAAAAATCTTTCGCCAGAACTTCGCTAATCGAAAACGCGCTTTGTCCTTGCTGGATTTTTCTGATGGTGAACAATTTGCTTTTCAGATCTTGCAAGACAAGCAGATTCGTCTTGAAGTCCAATCTCAATTTGACGAAGTGCTGGTTGATGAGTACCAAGATGTGAATGATCTGCAAGAAGGAATTTTGACCAGTGTCGCTAATGGAAACAACTTTTTTATGGTGGGCGATCTGAAACAAAGTATTTATGGTTTTCGCCAAGCAGACCCCCAAAATTTCACAAAAAAATATGAAGCTTATAAAAATAATCAAGGCGGCCAGTTAATCGAACTAGCTGAAAATTATCGTTCCCAGCGTAATGTGACTAATTTTACGAATTGTATTTTTGATCAAGTAATGGACCGTCAATTGGGTGGTATTGATTACAAAGGCGATGTCCAGCTGCAAGCAGCTAATCAGGATTACCCAAAAGATTTGCCGAATATAGCAGATTTGTCAATTTATGATATCGATAAAGAAAACAGCGATGATGAGGATTTTAATACGAAACAGGCCGAGATCAAAATCGTTGCTGCTAAGATTCAGCAGCTTGTGGCCAATGGGGAATTATTTGATCGCCAAAGTCAGAAGATGCGACCTATTTTATATCGTGATATTACTATTCTCTCGCGTTCGCATGCCTGGGAAAATGATATTCAAGCTGTTTTTTCTCAGTATCATATTCCAGTCAATGTGGCAGCTGGTAATTTTCTACAGGAATTCGAGATATCGGTTATTTTAAGTTTTTTGAAAATCATCGATAACCCACACCAAGATATTCCTTTGGCGGCAGTTTTACATTCACCGATTTTTGGTCTTGACGAGAACCAATTAGCTGAAGTACGCACCGCGGATATGGTCCACGATTATTATTCGGCTGTAGCAGCATATGCACAAGCGGGTGATGACCTGTTGCTAAAAAAACAACTAAGTGATTTTCTGACTCAATTAGTCCGTTATCGTCAACTAGCTGCAAATAATCAAATTGTAGATTTGATCTGGCAGATTTATAATGATACAAATTGGCCAGAATACGTAGCCGGTATGGTTGGTGGTGATCAACGGCGAGCTAATCTGCACGCACTGTATCAATATGCCCAACAGCTTTCGGATAATCATTTTGTTGGTTTATTTTCTTTCATTCGCTATATTGAACAATTAATGAATTCCGTTGAAGATTTTGCTCAGGCACCAGTTGATGCTGGTCAGCAAGCTGTTTCTGTTATGACGATTCATGCTGCTAAAGGGCTGGAATTTCCAATCGTTTTTCTCTTGAATTTGGATAAAAAAATAGATAGTCGTGATACGAATGGGGCAATGGTCACTGATTTTGATTATGGCATCGGCATTGATTTTGTTCATCCAGTTTCACGAGTCAAAGTTAAAACGATCCAAAAAATAGTCGTTGCCAATAAAATCAAAGAAAAAAATTGGGCTGAAGAGATGCGTTTACTCTATGTTGCTTTAACGCGCGCCGAACAGCAGCTTTATTTGGTTGGTTCAACAAAAAAAGTAAGTGCTTTGATCCATGAGTGGGGGGCGCCTGTTTCCACGAAGGCTGATATCATTGCGATTCAAGACCGCATGCGTGCCAGCAGTTATCAAGCTTGGATCGGCATGGCTTTAGCTAAGACTAAGCACCTTGATTTGGAACACATTCAGTGTCATTATCAACAACCGGATCTGACTTTTGATCTGAAGACATACGATGCCAAAAGCATGCCTGAAATCCAGGCAAAACAGCCGTTGCCACTGCCGGATACAACGATCCATGACAAAGCAGCAGCAATAGATCTGAGACAAATTAAAAAAATTCTTGACTACAAGTATCCTTACGCAGCTGAAAGTACACTCGCCGCTTATCATAATGTTAGTGAATTAAAGCGGCTTTTTGAAGATCCGGATGCATTATTGATGCCGGATATGAATCAAGGCCAAACAGCTAAAATCACAGAATTACCGTTGCCGCAATTTGCACTAACTAGTCATGACGAACAAGTGAGTTCTACTGATAAAGGCACAGCTGTTCACCTCATTTTAGAGAAAATTGATTGGCAGGCGTTATTGGATGAAACTTATTTAAGACGATTAGTGCGGGAAAATATTAGTGATCCTATCATTGCCCAATCAATTGAGTTGGACAAGATAATGTGGTTTATTAATTCTGATCTTGGTCAGGAAATTAAAAAACGGCAAGCTGGTCTAAAACGTGAACAGACTTTTGCTATGTTACTGCCGGCTGATCGAATTTACGAAGGTGTCCTGGCTGATGATCCAGTGTTAGTTCACGGTATTATGGATGGCTATTTTGCTGATGGCACTGGTATCACGTTGTTTGATTATAAAACGGATCGTTTGACCAAGGACTATATTGGGCAATTAAAGGCCCGCTACGCTGGACAATTAAATCTCTATGCTGAGGCACTAGCAAGTATGTATCCAGATGAAAAAGTTGTTCGCAAGGTGATCGTTGCTTTAGAAGGAAAACAATTAATTGATCTGTGA
- a CDS encoding 2,3-bisphosphoglycerate-dependent phosphoglycerate mutase, whose amino-acid sequence MSKLVLIRHGESTANRDNIFTGWSDVPLTEKGLAQAHVAGKQLLHSAIDFDIVYTSVLQRAIISSYIILDEIGQAWLPLVKSWRLNERHYGALRGLNKAATAKKYGDHQVKEWRRSYTTVPPLLKTTESSRAYQAFAVTEPLGESAEMSWQRVKPLWEDKIAPQLRDEKNVLIVAHGSSIRVLLKFLDKISDDDFMKVEVGNGEPIIYHFDQHLQLLSKTNL is encoded by the coding sequence ATGAGTAAACTTGTATTGATTCGACATGGAGAGTCCACGGCAAACCGCGATAATATTTTTACCGGCTGGTCTGACGTCCCTTTAACTGAAAAGGGTCTAGCGCAAGCGCACGTTGCTGGCAAACAATTACTGCACTCAGCAATTGATTTTGATATTGTCTACACATCTGTCCTGCAGCGCGCGATTATCAGCAGCTACATTATTTTGGATGAAATTGGCCAAGCTTGGTTGCCTTTAGTTAAATCCTGGCGTTTGAACGAACGGCATTATGGCGCTTTGCGCGGCTTGAATAAAGCAGCTACGGCAAAAAAATATGGTGATCATCAGGTAAAGGAATGGCGTCGAAGCTATACAACAGTGCCGCCATTATTGAAAACAACTGAGTCATCGCGAGCCTATCAGGCCTTTGCTGTAACGGAACCTTTGGGTGAATCAGCTGAGATGTCTTGGCAGCGTGTCAAACCCTTGTGGGAGGATAAAATTGCACCGCAATTGCGAGATGAAAAAAATGTTTTGATCGTCGCCCATGGCTCTTCGATCCGTGTCCTGCTGAAATTTTTGGATAAAATATCTGATGATGATTTCATGAAAGTTGAAGTGGGCAATGGTGAGCCGATTATCTATCATTTTGATCAGCATCTGCAGCTGCTTTCTAAAACGAACCTGTGA
- a CDS encoding DNA-3-methyladenine glycosylase I, protein MIAYHDEEWGRPSHNDRDLFELLSLETYQAGLSWEIVLKKRDAFRHAFFNFDIAKVAAMQSIEPLLLDSSIIRNRLKLAATVNNARAIVKIQQTYASFDNYVWHFVDGQTIDHHIENMADIPAQNQLSQIVAKRMKQDGFKFTGPVTIYSYLQAVGVINDHEVGCVFNPDQENGER, encoded by the coding sequence ATGATCGCCTATCATGATGAAGAATGGGGCCGGCCAAGTCACAATGATCGTGATTTATTTGAATTATTATCATTGGAAACTTACCAGGCTGGTTTAAGTTGGGAAATTGTTTTAAAAAAACGTGATGCTTTTCGTCATGCTTTTTTTAATTTTGATATTGCCAAAGTGGCAGCGATGCAGTCGATTGAGCCCTTGCTTTTAGACAGCAGCATTATTCGTAATCGCCTTAAATTAGCAGCCACTGTGAATAATGCGCGAGCCATTGTAAAAATTCAGCAAACATATGCATCTTTTGATAATTATGTTTGGCATTTTGTTGATGGCCAGACGATTGATCATCATATTGAGAACATGGCTGACATACCTGCTCAAAATCAGTTGTCACAAATCGTTGCAAAACGAATGAAACAAGATGGTTTTAAATTTACAGGACCAGTGACGATTTATTCGTATTTACAAGCAGTCGGTGTCATAAATGATCACGAGGTCGGCTGTGTTTTTAACCCCGACCAAGAAAATGGAGAACGATAG
- a CDS encoding choloylglycine hydrolase family protein produces MIGCSSFVLNSEDGTHLLSRTMDFTIEMAENVIYTPRGKEIDPAYQAKQKYQSRLAFVGMGQLSADGPLLFDGVNEAGLTAATLYFPQYAEYTKKSIANQIDVSPDKIVTYVLANFKNLAEVKKAFESNIQIVAQANPVLGITPPLHWIFMDQSGRSLIVEPTKTGLKTYADSLGVMTNSPDYSWQETNLRNYLPVQPKQHSSISWSGKHLTAFSQGSGTFGLPGDFTPTSRFVRVAFLKSFIQQPKDELETVTAAANILKSVSIPKGIVLTETGGSDYTCYSSYMSSQTKSYYFATYSNQRMRKVSLTQTLLANDNYVSFPVTNDEDVQELNK; encoded by the coding sequence ATGATTGGATGTAGCAGCTTTGTACTGAATTCTGAAGATGGCACGCATCTACTGTCAAGAACGATGGATTTTACGATCGAAATGGCTGAAAACGTCATTTACACACCGCGGGGCAAGGAAATTGATCCAGCTTATCAGGCTAAACAAAAATATCAGAGCCGATTGGCTTTTGTTGGCATGGGCCAGCTATCAGCTGATGGTCCTTTATTGTTTGATGGTGTCAATGAGGCTGGTTTGACGGCTGCAACGCTTTATTTTCCACAATATGCCGAATACACTAAAAAAAGCATTGCTAATCAGATTGATGTTTCACCTGATAAGATTGTGACATATGTTTTAGCTAATTTTAAGAATTTAGCTGAGGTAAAAAAAGCTTTTGAAAGTAATATTCAAATCGTGGCACAGGCCAACCCGGTCTTAGGGATCACACCACCTTTGCATTGGATCTTTATGGATCAGAGTGGTCGATCTTTGATTGTCGAACCAACTAAAACAGGCCTTAAAACTTATGCTGATTCACTTGGTGTGATGACCAACAGCCCTGATTATTCCTGGCAAGAGACGAACCTGCGCAATTATCTACCCGTTCAACCAAAGCAGCATTCATCAATTTCGTGGTCAGGTAAACATTTAACAGCTTTTAGCCAAGGATCAGGGACTTTTGGCCTGCCCGGAGATTTCACACCCACTTCTAGATTCGTGCGTGTGGCTTTCTTAAAAAGCTTCATTCAGCAGCCGAAGGATGAACTGGAAACGGTCACAGCAGCCGCTAATATTTTAAAATCGGTTAGCATTCCTAAGGGCATTGTATTAACAGAAACTGGTGGATCTGATTATACTTGCTACAGTAGTTATATGAGTTCACAGACAAAATCGTATTATTTTGCAACTTATAGTAATCAGAGAATGAGAAAAGTTTCATTAACACAGACCTTGCTTGCAAATGATAATTATGTATCCTTTCCGGTTACAAATGACGAGGATGTTCAGGAATTAAATAAATAA